From Phaeodactylum tricornutum CCAP 1055/1 chromosome 11, complete sequence, one genomic window encodes:
- the RNAP-II_1 gene encoding predicted protein (RNA polymerase II (36 kDa polypeptide B subunit 3)): protein MRILERPSEHELVLEFLHVDTSFVNALRRILLAEVPTVALENIYMWENSSLIHDEVLSHRLGLIPLKIDARLLDEQDDDDPSPTDRNTVVFRLGVSCGSDPNKGKAKHKADSHENANDAAEADQDERPYTKHVYSKDLVWVPQGDQEERLQDICAMHDDILIAKLRPGQSIELEVHGRVGVGKDHAKFSPVATASYRLMPHIELLRDVYDEVADELVHVYEPGVFEIVPTDATDPAGTSRKARVCNPYACTMSRNYMRHTELAQAVRMSRIPDHFIFSVESVGMYAPGVLVAEALRILQRKCRKVMDYADEANLKQDHV, encoded by the exons ATGCGCATACTGGAACGTCCATCCGAGCACGAACTGGTCTTGGAATTTCTCCACGTTGACACGTCTTTCGTCAACGCGTTGCGGCGAATCCTTTTGGCTGAAGTACCGACGGTGGCGTTGGAAAACATTTACATGTGGGAAAACTCTAGCCTAATACACGACGAAGTGTTGTCGCACCGGCTGGGACTGATTCCCTTGAAGATTGACGCTCGCTTATTGGACGaacaagacgacgacgatcccaGTCCGACCGATCGCAACACGGTCGTTTTTCGCTTGGGAGTCTCGTGCGGCTCAGATCCCAACAAGGGCAAAGCCAAGCACAAAGCCGATTCTCACGAGAATGCCAATGACGCTGCGGAAGCGGATCAGGATG AGCGACCCTACACCAAACATGTTTATTCCAAAGACCTAGTATGGGTCCCGCAAGGCGATCAGGAAGAACGATTGCAGGACATTTGTGCCATGCACGACGATAtcttgattgccaaactccGACCGGGACAATCAATTGAATTGGAAGTCCACGGCCGGGTAGGGGTGGGCAAGGACCACGCAAAATTCTCTCCCGTCGCCACAGCGTCCTACCGTCTCATGCCGCACATTGAACTGTTGCGGGACGTCTACGATGAGGTGGCAGACGAACTCGTGCACGTTTACGAGCCCGGCGTCTTTGAAATCGTACCGACCGACGCAACGGATCCGGCAGGAACGTCCCGCAAAGCTCGTGTGTGCAATCCCTATGCTTGCACCATGAGTCGCAACTATATGCGACACACCGAACTCGCTCAAGCCGTACGGATGAGCCGCATCCCGGATCACTTTATTTTCTCCGTCGAAAGTGTCGGCATGTACGCACCCGGGGTGCTAGTGGCCGAAGCCTTGCGCATTCTGCAACGCAAGTGTAGAAAAGTCATGGATTATGCGGACGAAGCAAACCTGAAACAGGATCATGTGTAA